The following proteins are encoded in a genomic region of Sphaeramia orbicularis chromosome 2, fSphaOr1.1, whole genome shotgun sequence:
- the atp1a1a.1 gene encoding sodium/potassium-transporting ATPase subunit alpha-1: MGRGEGREQYELAATSEQGGKKKGKGKKKEKDMDELKKEVDMDDHKLTLDELNRKYGTDLTNGLTSAKAAEILARDGPNALTPPPTTPEWVKFCKQMFGGFSMLLWTGAILCFLAYGIQAAMEDEPANDNLYLGVVLSAVVIITGCFSYYQEAKSSKIMDSFKNLVPQQALVVRDGEKKSINAEEVVVGDLVEVKGGDRIPADLRIISAHGCKVDNSSLTGESEPQTRTPDFSNENPLETRNIAFFSTNCVEGTARGIVISTGDRTVMGRIATLASGLEVGRTPISIEIEHFIHIITGVAVFLGVSFFVLSLILGYTWLEAVIFLIGIIVANVPEGLLATVTVCLTLTAKRMAKKNCLVKNLEAVETLGSTSTICSDKTGTLTQNRMTVAHMWFDNQIHEADTTENQSGTSFDRSSATWASLARIAGLCNRAVFLAEQSNIPILKRDVAGDASESALLKCIELCCGSVQDMREKNPKIAEIPFNSTNKYQLSIHKNSSSEGESKHLLVMKGAPERILDRCSTIMMQGKEQPLDDEMKDAFQNAYLELGGLGERVLGFCHYNLPDDQFPDDFAFDTDEVNFPTENLCFIGLMSMIDPPRAAVPDAVGKCRSAGIKVIMVTGDHPITAKAIAKGVGIISEGNETVEDIAARLNIPINEVNPRDAKACVVHGGDLKDLTSEQLDDILKHHTEIVFARTSPQQKLIIVEGCQRQGAIVAVTGDGVNDSPALKKADIGVAMGIAGSDVSKQAADMILLDDNFASIVTGVEEGRLIFDNLKKSIAYTLTSNIPEITPFLLFIIASIPLPLGTVTILCIDLGTDMVPAISLAYEAAESDIMKRQPRNPKTDKLVNERLISIAYGQIGMIQALAGFFTYFVILAENGFLPATLLGIRVSWDNKYVNDLEDSYGQQWTYEQRKIVEFTCHTAFFVSIVIVQWADLIICKTRRNSVFQQGMKNKILIFGLFEETALAAFLSYCPGMDVALRMYPLKPNWWFCAFPYSLLIFIYDEIRKLILRRSPGGWVERETYY, translated from the exons GAAGGACGTGAGCAGTATGAATTGGCTGCGACCTCGGAGCAGGGGGGCAAGAAGAAGGGGAAggggaagaagaaagaaaaggatATGGATGAACTGAAGAAGGAAGTGGATATG GATGATCACAAGCTGACCCTGGATGAGCTCAATCGGAAGTATGGAACAGACCTCACCAAT GGTTTGACCAGTGCAAAGGCGGCTGAGATTCTGGCCCGTGATGGGCCCAACGCCCTCACTCCTCCTCCCACCACCCCAGAATGGGTCAAGTTCTGCAAACAG atGTTTGGCGGTTTCTCCATGCTTCTGTGGACCGGTGCCATCCTCTGTTTCCTGGCCTATGGCATCCAAGCTGCAATGGAGGATGAGCCTGCAAATGACAAT TTGTACCTGGGTGTTGTACTTTCCGCTGTCGTCATCATCACTGGTTGCTTCTCCTATTACCAAGAGGCCAAGAGCTCCAAGATCATGGACTCCTTCAAAAACCTGGTGCCACAG CAAGCCCTGGTTGTCCGTGACGGCGAGAAGAAAAGTATCAATGCTGAGGAGGTGGTTGTTGGAGATTTAGTGGAGGTGAAAGGTGGTGACAGGATCCCTGCTGATCTGCGAATCATCTCTGCCCACGGCTGCAAG GTGGACAACTCCTCTCTCACTGGTGAATCTGAGCCTCAGACTCGTACTCCCGACTTCTCCAATGAGAACCCACTGGAGACCAGGAACATTGCTTTTTTCTCCACCAACTGTGTTGAAG GAACTGCCCGTGGTATTGTGATCAGCACCGGAGATCGCACAGTCATGGGTCGCATCGCCACGCTAGCTTCTGGACTCGAAGTCGGACGCACACCCATCTCCATTGAGATTGAGCACTTCATCCACATCATCACCGGTGTGGCCGTCTTCCTTGGTGTTTCTTTCTTCGTTTTGTCCCTCATCCTCGGGTACACCTGGCTGGAAGCCGTCATCTTCCTTATTGGTATCATTGTCGCCAACGTGCCAGAAGGACTCCTAGCTACTGTCACT GTATGTCTGACTCTGACTGCTAAGCGTATGGCCAAGAAGAACTGCCTGGTGAAGAACTTGGAAGCTGTAGAGACCCTTGGCTCCACCTCCACAATCTGCTCAGACAAGACCGGCACCCTGACCCAGAACAGGATGACTGTAGCCCACATGTGGTTTGACAACCAGATCCACGAGGCCGACACTACTGAGAACCAGAGCGGGACCTCCTTCGACAGGAGCTCCGCCACCTGGGCTTCCCTGGCAAGAATCGCTGGACTTTGCAACCGTGCTGTCTTCCTGGCAGAGCAGAGCAACATTCCCATCCTGAAG AGAGATGTAGCTGGTGATGCCTCTGAGTCGGCTCTATTGAAATGCATTGAACTGTGCTGTGGATCAGTTCAGGATATGAGAGAGAAGAACCCCAAGATTGCTGAGATCCCGTTTAACTCCACCAACAAATACCAG cttTCCATTCATAAGAACTCCTCAAGTGAAGGAGAGTCCAAACACCTGCTGGTGATGAAAGGCGCTCCAGAGAGAATTCTGGACCGCTGCTCCACCATCATGATGCAAGGCAAAGAGCAGCCTCTGGATGATGAGATGAAAGATGCTTTTCAGAACGCTTACCTGGAACTCGGAGGACTGGGAGAGCGAGTGTTGG GTTTCTGTCATTACAATCTGCCTGACGACCAGTTTCCAGATGACTTTGCTTTTGATACTGATGAGGTTAACTTCCCTACTGAGAACCTATGCTTTATTGGCCTAATGTCCATGATTGACCCTCCTCGTGCTGCTGTGCCTGATGCTGTGGGCAAATGTAGGAGCGCTGGAATCAAG GTCATCATGGTCACAGGTGATCATCCAATCACAGCTAAGGCCATTGCTAAAGGTGTGGGCATCATCTCTGAAGGCAATGAGACTGTTGAAGACATTGCTGCTCGTCTGAACATCCCGATCAATGAAGTCAACCCAAG AGATGCCAAAGCTTGTGTTGTTCATGGTGGGGACCTGAAGGACCTGACCTCTGAGCAGCTTGATGATATCCTGAAGCACCACACTGAGATTGTTTTTGCCAGGACTTCCCCACAGCAGAAGCTGATCATTGTGGAGGGCTGCCAAAGACAG GGAGCCATTGTAGCTGTGACAGGTGACGGTGTGAACGATTCTCCAGCTCTGAAGAAGGCTGACATTGGTGTTGCCATGGGGATCGCTGGGTCTGACGTCTCCAAACAGGCCGCAGACATGATCCTGCTGGACGATAACTTTGCCTCAATTGTTACTGGCGTGGAGGAAG GTCGTCTGATCTTTGATAACTTGAAGAAGTCCATCGCCTACACTCTGACAAGTAACATCCCTGAGATCAcccccttcctcctcttcatcattgcCAGCATCCCTCTGCCTCTGGGAACCGTCACCATCCTCTGTATCGACCTGGGAACTGACATG GTCCCTGCCATCTCTCTGGCTTATGAAGCAGCTGAGAGCGACATCATGAAGAGACAGCCCAGAAATCCTAAAACAGACAAACTGGTGAATGAAAGGCTTATCAGCATCGCCTACGGACAGATTG GTATGATCCAGGCTTTAGCAGGTTTCTTCACCTACTTTGTGATTCTGGCTGAAAACGGCTTCCTGCCTGCCACTCTGCTGGGCATCCGAGTGTCCTGGGATAACAAATATGTCAACGACCTGGAAGACAGCTATGGTCAACAATGG ACTTATGAGCAGAGGAAGATCGTAGAGTTCACCTGCCACACCGCCTTCTTTGTCAGCATTGTCATTGTCCAGTGGGCTGATCTGATCATCTGTAAGACCAGGAGGAACTCTGTCTTCCAGCAGGGCATGAA GAACAAGATCCTGATCTTTGGGCTGTTTGAGGAGACCGCCCTGGCCGCCTTCCTCTCCTACTGCCCGGGTATGGACGTTGCCCTCAGAATGTACCCTCTCAA gccCAACTGGTGGTTCTGCGCTTTCCCTTACTCCCTGCTCATCTTTATCTATGATGAGATCCGTAAGCTGATCCTCAGACGCAGCCCAGGAG GTTGGGTGGAACGGGAGACCTACTATTAA